In the Luteitalea sp. genome, CCATCGTCTTGGCGGTCTTTCTGGTCTTTCTGGTCGGCGGCCAAGGTGGGCTCTTTGCTCGCGAGTACCATCTCAAGTCGCGGTATACAAACGTGATGGGACTCAAGGAGGGAGGCCTCGTCCGCCTGGGCGGCGTGGAGGTGGGCCAGATCGAGAGAATTGAGTTTGCCGGCGCGGAAATCGAGGTCACGATGACGCTGCAGCAGGCGATGCAGGACAAGGTGACCACGGGCTCGCGCGCGGCGATTGGATCGCTCAGTTTGTTGGGGGAGGGCGTCGTCGACATCACCGCGTCGACCAGCGGTGAGCCGTTGTCAGAATGGAGCTACATCCCCACCGCGCGGCAGGCGCCGCCGCTGGGCGACGTCGCGGCCGGCGCGTCGGAAGGCCTCGAGGAGCTCACGACGATCTTGCGGGGCGTCCGTCAGGGCGAGGGCACGATGGGGAAGCTGTTCACCGACGAAGCCGTCTACCGCGAGCTCAGTGGTCTGCTCGAGACGGCGGACCGCGTCGTGGCCAGCGTCAATCGTGGCCGCGGCACCCTTGGCCAGCTGGTGAACGATCCGGCGGCATACAAGGCGTTGCGCGCCTCGCTCGAGGATCTCCAAGCGGCGACACGCCGGATCAACGCCGGGCAGGGCAGTCTGGGCCGCCTCCTCCACGACGACGCGTT is a window encoding:
- a CDS encoding MCE family protein; the protein is MPRTRSLAWSELKIGFLALAAIVLAVFLVFLVGGQGGLFAREYHLKSRYTNVMGLKEGGLVRLGGVEVGQIERIEFAGAEIEVTMTLQQAMQDKVTTGSRAAIGSLSLLGEGVVDITASTSGEPLSEWSYIPTARQAPPLGDVAAGASEGLEELTTILRGVRQGEGTMGKLFTDEAVYRELSGLLETADRVVASVNRGRGTLGQLVNDPAAYKALRASLEDLQAATRRINAGQGSLGRLLHDDAFARSLTATTKNLDEVTARISRGEGTAGKLVTDDALYKRLAAVSQGLERLVARLEAGEGTAGRLLHDRQLYENMDGAVRELRGLLADIRSDPRKFLNVRVSIF